TTCACCGGTGGCAAGGGTGAACAGGCCGTATTTTTCGTTACCCTGCAGGACACCGACGCGGACCGGCACCGGGTAATACTGGCGATTTATCTGCTTTACCCATAGCCGCATGTGGAATGGGGCATCCCTCTTCAGGTCCCAGCGAAAAGCCTCGTCTACAAAGGTGCCTTCATAAACGTTCACCGTGGCCACATAACCAAAGGAGGTGATCACACAGCCCAAAAGAGTAACCAGAACTCCTCCATGAAGAACGAGGGTCGATCCGGCTAACGAGCGCCACCTTTTCATGCTGCAGCATATAAGGTTCAATGCCATCAGGGCCAGCAGACTGACAAACAGTGGGCTTGAGTAAATCGCCCGTGATTCGGTGAAGGTTCCTGGTATTGCAACGATGGTCAATATACCGAAAAGGGCAATTGCCAGTTCCGTTGAGGAGAGACCATTGATAATTCGTGATTTCAGACCCGGTGGCAGCAAGACAGAACCTTTCATCCGCAAAGCAGACTGTGCATCAGATTAACTTCTTTGCCTTGAGATATTCCCGGGCCAGCTTGTTCGGCTTGTCCTCGGCCTTTACCATTTTGACCATTCTGGAATAGTTGTTGTCATTGACAATCCCGGTGAGCTTGTTGATCAATTTCGGTAGAGCCGGCAGATTGCCTAAAATCTCGAGAGAAATAACCGGTGCAACCAGCTGGCTGGAGCCATTGCCGGTCAAGGTGCCCAGTGGCTCGAGCCAGACAAGGTTGAATGTCTTGCGATGCTCTCTTTTTACAATCTCGAATGCAGTTTTGGCGTTGGCTTCCCTAGGTCGCTTGACCAGCTCCAGCCCGTGATCTGTGTTTTCAATGATCAATCCCACCTGGCCGTGCCTGACCGCATTGTATATTTCGGCCCCGGTCTTGAAGGTAAGGATTTTGACGGAGGTGCCGGTCCTCTCGGTGACAAGGACGGAGATCATTTCAGCAAGCAATTGATCATTGGGGGAGTTGGTGACACCGATATAGAGCACCTTGCCGACGCAAGCCCTGGCTTGGGTTGCCATAACGGCCAGAAGGGTAAAGATCACCAGCACAACCAACCTCTTCATAAAACATCCTCCTCGCATCAGCTATTTTGCCGTTAATACCACGTCGATTGCAATATCCGATTGGGATGATACTGCAGACAGCCGTTTTTCCAGCTTCATTCCAGGACCAGTGGGAAAGGTTACGGCGGCGCCGATAAAATATTCGCCGGGAGGCAGATAAAGGGTGTACAGGCCGGTTTCCTCGGTCCAGCCGGAGACATAATCGGGCAGCTGGCTCACCTCCCTCATGGCGTTGACCAGCACATACGCCGAGCTGACAGGCGCCCCCTCACCGTCTACCACCCTTCCACGGACCTTGACCATATCCTCTCTGGCTTTTTGTTTGCCCTTCGCCACCTGGCGTATATCGGCAACGATGAATTGCCGTTCAACGAGCCCTTCATCGGCATCAATGGCCACAGGTTCACCTGAATGCTGGGCCGCAGGTGACAGTGGACCATACTTGCCATCCTGGCGCACCCTTGCCACAGCCCAATATCTTTTGCCTGCAGGCAACTGGATGGTGTAGCTGCCCTCCTTATCGGATGGTCCGGTAATGAAATCAGCGGGGCGCCTGGTATTGGTACTGTCGTAGATGAAAACCTCGGCACCGCAGACTCCCTTGCCGGCCATATCGACAATTTTCCCGCGGAAGATGAATGTTTGCGCAGCCATATCTTCACCATAACTGAAAGTGACCATGAACAACAAAAGTAAAATTGCGAGTGCTGATTTTCTCATTGCACTATATTCCCTGTCTTGACCCGCTTTGAGAGAAATGGCTCAAAAATTACCACGCCTATGCCAGGCTCATTACGCCCGTCAAAAATGGTGTTAGCCGGGATACCCTCCCCCCACCAATTTCCGGCGGCATCCACATTTTCGTCGTTAAAGTCGCCGATCCTGACGTTGTAGCCGGTGTTGTCAAACAGGTTGCTGCCGTTGATTTTCAGACCACTGCCTTTTTCTCTGACAAATACACCCGTTTCATTCCTGGTTATGTCGCTCGCCTCAATGCTCCCATTGCCACGATAGGAACGGATACCTATGGAATTATCCCTGAAAAGGCACCGTTTAATGGATACCGGGCCGCTTCTGAAACGCATGCCGCCATTATTGTTGCGGAAAATGCTGTCGGCAAGGGACAGTTTGGTAAAATGGCTGTGCAGGCCCCATTGGGCATACTCGAAAACCGCATGGGAGATGACACTGCCGTTTGCATGCTCCAGAAGCACCTCGTCCCACGTACCCGGCAATTTTTTACCTGCGGAGGTGAAAATGACTTCGCGGCCTTTTTCACCTCTGGCAACGATTTTACCGTTGACTGTCATTCCTGAACCTTCGGCAAACAAGACTTTAGTTCCAGCCAAAAGAGTAAGAGTACTCGCCGTGGGAATCTGGAGCCTGCGATTTGCGATAATCTCGCCTTGCCATACGGTCGGAGTAGCCACGCTGGCCAGCGGCCAGACGAAGGGCACCGGTTGTGTCAATGGATTATCGGAAATGATGCGGCCTCGGGAAGGATGGTTTCTGCGATCAAAGATCACCCTGGCAGGCTCATCAGTCCCCCACCAGTTGTCCGGTGCTTCCACATCATTTGTACCTTCCTGATCAATTGCCCAGAGTCCGTTGCCCATGAAGCTGTTGCCGGTAAGGGTTCCGGTAAAGGAGAGCAACCCTAGTCCCCGTTCACCATTGGCGGCAATCTGGTTCCCCTTGATCTCGGCTCTGGTTTCCTGCAGATTCATCCCGTTGAGGCCGTTGTTCGCCACAAAATTTCCGAAAAGTTCTATATTGTCGGAATTTTTCAGGGATAAGCCTGTTTCAGCATTATTGGAGACAACGTTACGGTTAAACCTGCCGGAAAAAGTGTCAGCTACCATGAGGCCAAACCTGTTACCGTCAATCAGATTCTCTTCCATGACGGTAACCCCTTCCCTTAGTCTCAGCCCATCCCTCCTGTTGCCAATGAACTCGTTTTGCCTGACCTGCAGGTTACATCTGAAGAAGTTTCCCCCTATGTAATTGCTGCTGATCAGATTGCCTGACATATCGATAGTAGAGTTCCTGCCCTGGATGCCACTCTTGTTTTCATACAACCGGTTGCCATGGAGCACAACCAGGGATTCCTGAAATTGAATAGCGCGATAGTTTCCCTTCAGCACTGAATGCGTCACCGCCACATTGGAAAAATGAAAATGGAGCCCTCGATAGGCGCCCTCTATCTGGCAATACTCGATCAGGTTCTGGACTCCATCGCTGCCCATGATGTTTATAGCGTCCCAGTCAGTATCTGACCTGCCTTTTTCGGCCGAACGAAAGATAATCGGTTCCTTGGCACTCCCCTTGGCCAAAATACTGCCTTGTATCATCAGTCCATTTTCGCCAATCCCATCACCATTTGAATCTCTTCTGCTGAATTCGATGACAGTACCCGGAAGTATCGCCAGCCTGGCTCCTTCAGGCACTCGGATGATCCCTTTGACGATGATGTGCCCTTGCCAGATTGTGCTGCCCAAAAGCACCTCATCCTGGTAGATTCTACTGACAGGCAGGTCTTTTGTAGTGCTGAGGGGAATCTGAGCTGCCGGCTGCTGGAGATCTGCTGCATGGAAATCCTTTTTCCTGTTGTTGCCAATGGTGCTATTATGCTGCACGATCCTGGCACCGCTGAAAGCGTAGACCCCGAAATCATTGTCTGCAACAGTAGTGGATTTGAGGACCACAGAACTTTTTGGCCCGATTGCCGATACTCCATACCGGTTCCCATTGATTTTGCAGCCGTCCACTGTTGCCGTTCCCTCAATGACATGCAAGGCAGTTTCCGCATTGTCTATACTGCATCCACTGAGGAAAGCCCTGCCTCCATCCACGATCAAACCAGCCCATGAAGCATTTTTGGCTTCGCCAGGCGAAGAAAATTTGACCGGGAAAGTCCTTGTGCCCTCCACTTTCAATGTTCCACGAACGGTGATCTCGGTTAAGGGAGATATGTATTCAGGATCAGTCTTGGTAGTATCGGCGGGAATTATCCTTACAACAGTGCCTGGTTTGAGGGTCAGGGAGATACCTGACGGAACAATCACATCTTCGTTGACGGTGACTTCTCCCTGCCATGTGGTATCGGCAGTTAATAGAGTTGCAAACGCAAAAGCAGGAAATAGCAGGCACAGGGCAAAGGCAACCAGGAAGGTAGTTTTTTTCATGGGCAGAGTCATGGCTCTATGAAACTCGAAAAGGATGGGGTTGACCTACTGCAGCAAAATTAGATGGGCCTCAATATACTCCAATCAGAGCACAAAGGCAAAAGATGATTGTGATGGGGCACCAACAACTTCTGCGGACAAAGAAAAAGGGTCTCCGGAAAAATTTTCGGAAACCCTTCTCAATATGGTCGGTGCGACTGGATTCGAACCAGCGACCACTAGACCCCCAGTCTAGTGCGCTACCAGGCTGCGCTACGCACCGA
This region of Geotalea daltonii FRC-32 genomic DNA includes:
- a CDS encoding cytochrome c biogenesis protein ResB; translated protein: MKGSVLLPPGLKSRIINGLSSTELAIALFGILTIVAIPGTFTESRAIYSSPLFVSLLALMALNLICCSMKRWRSLAGSTLVLHGGVLVTLLGCVITSFGYVATVNVYEGTFVDEAFRWDLKRDAPFHMRLWVKQINRQYYPVPVRVGVLQGNEKYGLFTLATGESFELPGYRVSVTDFEPKNLRLVLVVHKGDGIVGTADTSGNSTLPLDFPYAFKLVSYKNPQLKRMWVDLQLSSDDKPPVSGTSEINAPFSWQGLCFYHTQTGTDGNGRSFAGIQIVKDPGRPVVFCGFAIMCLGAVLAFWRRFAQR
- a CDS encoding type 2 periplasmic-binding domain-containing protein; translated protein: MKRLVVLVIFTLLAVMATQARACVGKVLYIGVTNSPNDQLLAEMISVLVTERTGTSVKILTFKTGAEIYNAVRHGQVGLIIENTDHGLELVKRPREANAKTAFEIVKREHRKTFNLVWLEPLGTLTGNGSSQLVAPVISLEILGNLPALPKLINKLTGIVNDNNYSRMVKMVKAEDKPNKLAREYLKAKKLI
- a CDS encoding carboxypeptidase-like regulatory domain-containing protein, which translates into the protein MAAQTFIFRGKIVDMAGKGVCGAEVFIYDSTNTRRPADFITGPSDKEGSYTIQLPAGKRYWAVARVRQDGKYGPLSPAAQHSGEPVAIDADEGLVERQFIVADIRQVAKGKQKAREDMVKVRGRVVDGEGAPVSSAYVLVNAMREVSQLPDYVSGWTEETGLYTLYLPPGEYFIGAAVTFPTGPGMKLEKRLSAVSSQSDIAIDVVLTAK
- a CDS encoding right-handed parallel beta-helix repeat-containing protein encodes the protein MKKTTFLVAFALCLLFPAFAFATLLTADTTWQGEVTVNEDVIVPSGISLTLKPGTVVRIIPADTTKTDPEYISPLTEITVRGTLKVEGTRTFPVKFSSPGEAKNASWAGLIVDGGRAFLSGCSIDNAETALHVIEGTATVDGCKINGNRYGVSAIGPKSSVVLKSTTVADNDFGVYAFSGARIVQHNSTIGNNRKKDFHAADLQQPAAQIPLSTTKDLPVSRIYQDEVLLGSTIWQGHIIVKGIIRVPEGARLAILPGTVIEFSRRDSNGDGIGENGLMIQGSILAKGSAKEPIIFRSAEKGRSDTDWDAINIMGSDGVQNLIEYCQIEGAYRGLHFHFSNVAVTHSVLKGNYRAIQFQESLVVLHGNRLYENKSGIQGRNSTIDMSGNLISSNYIGGNFFRCNLQVRQNEFIGNRRDGLRLREGVTVMEENLIDGNRFGLMVADTFSGRFNRNVVSNNAETGLSLKNSDNIELFGNFVANNGLNGMNLQETRAEIKGNQIAANGERGLGLLSFTGTLTGNSFMGNGLWAIDQEGTNDVEAPDNWWGTDEPARVIFDRRNHPSRGRIISDNPLTQPVPFVWPLASVATPTVWQGEIIANRRLQIPTASTLTLLAGTKVLFAEGSGMTVNGKIVARGEKGREVIFTSAGKKLPGTWDEVLLEHANGSVISHAVFEYAQWGLHSHFTKLSLADSIFRNNNGGMRFRSGPVSIKRCLFRDNSIGIRSYRGNGSIEASDITRNETGVFVREKGSGLKINGSNLFDNTGYNVRIGDFNDENVDAAGNWWGEGIPANTIFDGRNEPGIGVVIFEPFLSKRVKTGNIVQ